The genomic window aggcactcggcgaaataaaaaattaaaaaaaaaatcctgtcctggctttgccgagtgcctagggataGCACTCagcaaaatattcactttgccgagtgccaaaccttggcactcggcaaaataaaattttttttgccaccaactttttttcttagatttgtatttgtaccatgaacaacatgttcaaatttggcacaatttcattgctgtttgctatatttcttcactttatttcgttttcttacaattttccggaaaatgtaggtttgaactgcaggtgcatcgaataatagttttgatccattccaaaaatgttattcttgtttgttagtgtcactttatgctaaatctaggaactgtctccaaatttcgatcaacgtgctcacggggcaacgtcgtGAACTTGCGtgtgagtggttatttaattctataaaattcaaacgaatcccgaaaatcatgaaacttggcgagatgtcgtgatatcacatgcatatgcggtggtaaaaatttgaaaacgtttggaggacgtcatcacgtatggtgttcacaaaccaggacatcatcacatgtgatatttattttgccgagtgccaaggtttggcactcggcaaagtgaatattttgccgagtactatccctaggcactcggcaaagccaggacaggattttttttttaattttttattttgccgagtgccagatcgggggcactcggcaaaatactttctttgccgagtgcctcggatctggcactcggcaaagaggtttaaaatataaaaaaaccggacacacgcacacacaccacgcacacaccacacacgcacacacacacgcgcgccgtagccgccccgccgccgcgccgtagccgctgcgccgccgccgccggagccgccGCGCGCAGCCGCCGGCTCCCCGGCCCGCGCGCCTCGGCCCCGCGCCTGCCGCGCCCGCGCGCCTCCggccccgcgcccgccgcgcccgtGCGGCCGcagtaggaaggaggaggaggtaggaggaagaggaggaaggaaaggaggaaggagaagaaggggaggaggaagaagaagaaagagaagggaggagagaaggagaaggggagaagaggagaagaggagaagaaaggtgccgcctcggttcgtcgaccctcacgccgtagcggtcgtccccgttgtcatcgccggccctcggtcttcgcattctcgctggcaaggtatgccctaatgttagtattagtaagtagtagtgttagtagtagtagttaattagtagtgttagtattagttagtaagtcgtagtgacagtagtagttgtagttgttgttcatagttttagtgttagtagtagttattgttgtatgtatgtggttgatggccttcgtgcctatgtttggtatacatgtggttgttggccttcgtgccaatgttttctgcaggttttggaaacctctccgtgcaggggaggtgctgccgaaattttcaatggagtctaaccatttgccttttctttgcaggacgaggaccattgggaggcactcggtgaccccgatcgtcttcatcggcgttgcggttctgcctgcaccgcgtcgcctcgccactgcagcgactcgccaccgccccactagcctgacctcaccgacaccctaggtataacccatcttccatacttgtatctcgtgtaaccccagttaggcgtctcccgtccgaaagagatacggtcgttggtatgcagatctttgcataccaaattccgtacctgtttcggattgtccacgttttttggacagcccgcggatgcgtagatgggttggtttccgtggcccgctcctgtacgagacagagtttcggcaccacctcctcgttgttctcctgatacacaatctccctgtcaggacgtgtatcgggagaacaacggggaggtgctgccgaaattctatcttggataggagcagaccatggaagccaaccttatctacgcatcctcaggtgggattaggacctatccttcacctattagatgtatagtaggaacgccttgtggatttacctgcagtttttattactcgcttacatatgcatgtgccagaggatggataaccgtgagtggatgtacacaggccacgcaagtatgaccccagaatggatgactaagacCAATGttttcctggagcatgcatttggcgaggctgctaaagggtcagcccggatgccgtgtccgtgcagcagatgtggcaacaagaaaagaaaaattaagaggctcgtgggggaagatcttatcaagtatggattcacagcaaactatacccgctggatccaccatggtgaagccgatcgtattagagaggaggtggtgagacagcgtctcgaggattatgatggagatggcggggtagcagactggatggatgacattcagcaggcacggttcggtgaaggattggaggagaagccagaggaaagcgcaaaggcgttctatgatATGCTGTCTTCAGCGCAGAAGCCCTTGCATGAAAAGACAACGGTATCGCAGCTGGATGCAATTGGACGCATCGTGGGGTTGAGGTCGCAGTTTAGCATGAGTCaggacaacttcgatggtatgttggtagtttttggatccctgcttccggaggatcacatcctgccgaagaacttgtacgagtcacagaaacttcttcgtgcacttaagatgtcgtatgagcagatccatgcttgtccaaatggatgcgtcctttttaggaaagatcacgagggagcaacgcactgtccaaagtgcaaatcctctaggtacctggaggtcgacactagtgatggcaagaaggaacagctgagtatccctacgaaggtcctacggtaccttcctttcataccgaggatccaacggctgtacatgacagaggagtccacaaaacagatgacatggcacaaaaatgacaaaaggtacaatccggacaagatggtacacccatcggatggcgacgcctggacccatttcgatggcatacatcgtgttaaagctgaggaggctcgcaatgtacgtgtagcgttggcaacagatgggttcaacccgtatggattgtccgcggccccatacacttgttggcccgtgttcgtgatacccctgaatctcccccccccccccccccccggtgtcatctttcaacccaagaacgtatttttGTCGCTGATAGTTCCTGGACATCCGGGAAACAATATGGATGTGTTCAAGGAGCCTGTGTTCTATgatttgatcgatgcttgggaaaagggggtactgacatacgaccgagctacaaagagaaacttcacaatgcatgtgtggtaccactactccttgcatgacttcctggcgtatggcctattctgcgggtggtgtgttcacgggaagttcccatgcccaatatgcaaggcaggtgtgaggttcacttggctgaagagtggtggcaagttttcttcgttcgaccaacatcgtcagttcctcccccttgaccatccattcagacgagacatcaagaacttcacaaaaggtgttgaagtcaccgatcctgcacctcagatgatgaccgctGCCGAGATCCgcgctgagatagaggctctcaaagttgataaagagaaaggtcgttttgatggatatggtcagtaccacatgtggactcataaatcgggcttgactaggcttccctatttcaatggtcttcttcttccacacaacattgatttaatgcacacagagaaGAATATCACCGAGGCGCTTTgtggaacactcatggacacataaaagtcaaaggacaatgttaaggcaagagtggacctggcaacactgtg from Miscanthus floridulus cultivar M001 chromosome 11, ASM1932011v1, whole genome shotgun sequence includes these protein-coding regions:
- the LOC136494728 gene encoding uncharacterized protein, translating into MDNREWMYTGHASMTPEWMTKTNVFLEHAFGEAAKGSARMPCPCSRCGNKKRKIKRLVGEDLIKYGFTANYTRWIHHGEADRIREEVVRQRLEDYDGDGGVADWMDDIQQARFGEGLEEKPEESAKAFYDMLSSAQKPLHEKTTVSQLDAIGRIVGLRSQFSMSQDNFDGMLVVFGSLLPEDHILPKNLYESQKLLRALKMSYEQIHACPNGCVLFRKDHEGATHCPKCKSSRYLEVD